The proteins below are encoded in one region of Mycteria americana isolate JAX WOST 10 ecotype Jacksonville Zoo and Gardens chromosome 22, USCA_MyAme_1.0, whole genome shotgun sequence:
- the LOC142419920 gene encoding uncharacterized protein LOC142419920: MRRAEQWNETAVVEFIILGFQSSPEVQFILFLMFLVTYITTVSGNLLIMVLVVTDHHLRKPMFFFLGNLSFLETCCTSTILPQMLDQETQFPESHQIQCVLPALWPSWSSPTDSPKLMNIFLILENHKLGVLFQILSSQCQGTPRQMYPQNLTKVSEFILEGVFDNPHLQGLYIAISLCLYLTAILSNSFVIIATIVHPPLHTPMYFFISNLAILDLVGVSSVLPKMLENLILGKNTISFEGCVAQLYTFTFSGSTELILLTVMSYDRYLAICQPFHYITMMSKGTCISLMAGVWGVGTINSLINTFLVAQLDFCGPNLVQNFLCEIPPVLALSCSSTYLNEIMVYMADIILGMGSFLLVILSYCLIIITILKIQGSAGKWKAFSTCSSHLAIVGLFYSTIIYTYIQPTSTPLEKKNKTVSIMYTLVTPTLNPLIYSLRNKVIKAAFWKIVPFPKTDILYASEYNPVFMWWQIFVHLSWSSKFSSHQGSKAGRVYLHGSHITPTSLDRNVRERKQLSPDVHFSTLHIREEGFQAQLNSAVLLEKAHGILSTWVLLALIPISTGQSPRSKALKCLRGDTTAVREQNLNKKQKGCQRELESSDLAFCGPNVIDHFFCDFTLVVKLSCSDTHWIELVTFILASLLTLPPFLLTLISYVYISNTVLRIPSSTGRHKAFSTCSSHLTVVTLFYGTLIVVYLVPKTNTLGGLNKVFSVCYTVLTPLVNPLIYSLRNNNIKKALRTSVNKYRAFDKA; encoded by the exons atgagaagagcagagcagtggaATGAAACAGCTGTTGTGGAATTCATCATCCTTGGTTTCCAAAGTAGTCCAGAAGTACAGTTTATCCTCTTCTTGATGTTCCTAGTGACCTACATTACAACTGTATCAGGGAACCTCCTGATCATGGTGCTGGTTGTGACTGATCATCACCTTCGCAAGCCCATGTTCTTTTTCCTGGGGAATCTGTCATTCTTGGAGACCTGTTGCACTTCCACCATTCTGCCCCAAATGCTG gatCAAGAAACTCAGTTCCCTGAGTCTCACCAAATACAGTGTGTTCTTCCAGCACTTTGGCCATCTTGGTCATCTCCAACAGACTCACCCAAGCTTATGAACATCTTTCTTATACTGGAGAACCACAAACTGGGGGTACTATTCCAGATTCTGTCTAGCCAGTGCCAG GGGACACCAAGGCAAATGTATCCACAGAATCTCACCAAGGTCTCTGAATTCATCCTTGAGGGTGTTTTTGACAATCCTCACCTCCAAGGTCTCTATATTGCAATATCTTTGTGTCTCTACCTCACTGCTATCCTCAGCAACTCATTTGTCATTATAGCTACCATTGTCCACCCACCACTTCACACCCCTATGTACTTTTTCATCTCCAACCTGGCCATCCTTGACTTAGTAGGTGTCTCCTCAGTTCTGCCCAAGATGTTGGAGAACCTGATCCTGGGCAAGAACACCATCTCTTTTGAGGGCTGTGTAGCACAGCTCTACACCTTCACCTTCTCAGGCTCAACAGAGCTTATACTGTTAACAGTCATGTCTTACGACCGGtacctggccatctgccagcccttTCACTACATAACCATGATGAGCAAGGGGACCTGCATCTCTTTAATGGCTGGTGTCTGGGGAGTTGGTACCATCAATTCCCTCATAAACACCTTTCTCGTGGCACAGCTGGACTTCTGTGGGCCAAATTTAGTCCAAAATTTCTTGTGTGAGATACCCCCGGTCCTTGCCCTGTCCTGTAGCTCAACCTATCTCAATGAAATCATGGTTTACATGGCAGACATCATCTTAGGCATGGGAAGCTTCCTGCTGGTTATCCTCTCCTATTGCCTCATCATCATCACCATTCTGAAAATCCAGGGTTCTGCAGGGAAGTGGAAagccttctccacctgctcctcaCACCTTGCTATTGTTGGCTTGTTCTACTCCACCATCATCTACACCTATATCCAGCCAACTAGCACTccattagagaagaaaaacaaaacagtgagcATTATGTACACTCTGGTGACTCCCACTCTGAACCCTCTGATCTACAGCCTGCGCAACAAAGTGATCAAAGCAGCGTTCTGGAAAATTGTACCATTTCCCAAGACA GATATACTGTATGCCTCAGAATACAATCCTGTCTTCATGTGGTGGCAGATATTTGTCCACCTGAGCTGGAGTTCTAAATTCTCCTCACA CCagggcagcaaggcaggcagggtcTATCTACATGGCAGTCACATAACTCCAACATCTTTGGACAGAAATGTTAGAGAAAGGAAACAATTATCTCCAGATGTCCATTTCTCTACATTGCACATCAGGGAGGAAGGGTTCCAG GCACAGCTGAACTCTGCAGTGCTTTTGGAGAAAGCCCATGGGATCCTGAGCACATGGGTTCTACTAGCCCTCATCCCTATCTCCACGGGGCAGAGCCCCAGATCTAAAGCCCTGAAGTGCCTCAG AGGTGACACAACAGCGGTGAGGGAGCAGAATTTAAACAAGAAGCAAAAGGGCTGTCAAAGAGAACTGGAAAGCAGTGATCTTG CTTTCTGTGGCCCAAATGTTATtgatcatttcttctgtgacTTCACACTGGTGGTAAAGCTCTCCTGCAGCGATACCCACTGGATCGAGCTTGTAACGTTCATCTTGGCCTCCCTTTTGACATTACCCCCATTTCTCTTGACACTCATATCTTATGTGTACATCAGCAATACTGTCCTCAGGATCCCATCCTCCACAGGAAGGCATAAGGCTTTTTCTACCTGTTCTTCCCACCTCACTGTGGTGACACTTTTCTATGGGACCCTGATTGTTGTGTACTTGGTACCAAAAACAAACACACTGGGAGGCCTCAACAAAGTGTTCTCTGTCTGCTACACAGTTCTGACTCCACTGGTCAatcccctcatctacagcttaaGAAATAACAACATAAAGAAGGCTTTGAGAACATCTGTGAACAAATACAGGGCTTTTGATAAGGCATGA
- the LOC142419921 gene encoding LOW QUALITY PROTEIN: olfactory receptor 10A2-like (The sequence of the model RefSeq protein was modified relative to this genomic sequence to represent the inferred CDS: deleted 1 base in 1 codon) gives MYDDPYKAVMWLLIETFLKHFRQVIKTPWAGSWEFLRYFPKDLQKNHIPLEQQLEAKGYIIGHLKGTRQSRCINSSPRASRNICSISLLENEVVSSEWFRTSIMLLQMLRKETNLDRYSKFHFAKKGIYCQFKHIMTSGTIEQLLHFAVVLSVFTVTMMGNILIFLIAAVDPVLHMPMYYSLKNLSLIEICYRLDIVPKMLVNLLSERKTSSFTACALQLNFIILFITSECFLLAIMACDHMIVAICHPLYYALIMTKKTCRQMSAVAWLSGFPVAVGLTDWLFSMPFCKSNEVNHFFCDISPVLKLVCSDTYIIKLLVFIASLLIMVLPFILITISCFYLIYTVVQMPMAESRQNVFSTCAAHLMVVTLLYSTTCLIHLYPKSRLSPNNKKLVSLSCTVITPILNLIIYNLRNSDVREALQRAFGSKMLSLWKINLDELTALLLLNPLSRPRHDVVPLMK, from the exons ATGTACGACGATCCCTATAAGGCAGTCATGTGGCTGCTCATTGAGACCTTCTTGAA GCACTTCAGACAGGTCATCAAAACTCCCTGGGCTGGAAGCTGGGAGTTCCTCCGTTACTTTCCCAAAG ACTTACAGAAGAACCACATccctctggagcagcagctggaagccaaaGGATACATTATAGGTCATTTAAAAGGCACCAGGCAGTCAAGGTGCATCAATTCCTCCCCAAG GGCTTCCAGGAATATTTGCTCCATAAGCTTGCTGGAGAATGAGGTAGTTTCCT CTGAGTGGTTCAGAACTTCCATAATGCTCCTGCAGATGCTGAGGAAGGAAACT AATCTAGATAGGTACAGCAAGTTTCATTTTGCTAAGAAAGGCATCTATTGCCAGTTTAAACACATTATGACATCTGGGACAATTGAGCAG CTCTTACACTTTGCGGTAGTTCTCTCGGTCTTCACAGTCACTATGATGGGAAACATTCTCATTTTCCTCATTGCAGCTGTTGACCCTGTCCTTCATATGCCTATGTACTATTCTCTTAAGAATTTGTCTTTGATTGAGATCTGCTACAGGTTAGATATTGTGCCAAAAATGCTGGTAAATTTGTTGTCAGAAAGGAAGACCTCTTCTTTCACAGCTTGTGCTTTGCAATTGAACTTTATCATACTCTTTATCACATCTGAGTGTTTCCTGTTAGCGATCATGGCTTGTGACCACATGATA GTAGCAATTTGCCACCCATTATACTATGCTCTCATCATGACCAAAAAGACATGTAGACAAATGTCAGCAGTAGCTTGGCTTTCTGGATTCCCTGTAGCAGTTGGGCTCACTGATTGGCTATTCAGCATGCCTTTCTGCAAGTCAAACGAAGTCAACCATTTCTTCTGTGACATCTCACCTGTACTGAAATTGGTGTGCTCAGATACCTACATAATCAAGCTTCTGGTGTTCATTGCCAGTCTGCTTATCATGGTGCTCCCATTTATCCTAATCACCATCTCCTGCTTCTACCTCATCTATACCGTTGTGCAGATGCCCATGGCTGAAAGCAGGCAAAATGTGTTCTCCACATGTGCTGCTCATCTCATGGTTGTCACTCTGTTGTACAGTACAACCTGCTTAATTCATTTATATCCCAAGTCAAGGCTCTCACCAAATAACAAAAAGCTTGTGTCTCTTTCTTGCACAGTCATTACACCAATACTCAATCTCATCATCTACAACCTCAGGAACAGTGACGTAAGGGAAGCACTACAGAGAGCTTTTGGCAGCAAAATGTTATCA CTATGGAAAATCAACCTGGATGAGCTG ACTGCTCTCCTGCTTCTCAACCCTTTGAGCAGACCGAGACATGATGTTGTTCCCCTGATGAAGTAA